In Prevotella sp. oral taxon 475, one DNA window encodes the following:
- a CDS encoding MFS transporter has protein sequence MSENKNYLVPIAFLGLMFFSCGFALGINSLLVPVLKESLNVPSAGAYLLIGATFIPFLIFGYPAGQLVKAIGYKRTMAVAFLMFALSFGVFIISAREESFLLFLIASFCCGTANAFLQTAINPYITILGPIESAAKRISIMGIANKLAWPISPLFITWVAGEHLMVSQLDRPFFIIIAVFIGLGVLSLMAPLPEVKAAGEDESEASANTEDAEVSAYANSKSSVFQFPHLVLGALAIFFYVGAETIALATLIDYAKSLGLENAENYSWITPLCISIGYLSGVALIPRYLSQTRALQVCTLIALAGTLLVVLLPGASSVFSIGIIALGCSLMWPAFWPLSMQDLGKFTKSGSSVLTMGLIGGAVVTVLFGLLKDHFGSQNAYWICLPCFLYIAFFAFKGHQLR, from the coding sequence ATGTCTGAAAACAAAAACTATCTTGTACCTATTGCCTTCTTAGGTTTGATGTTCTTCTCTTGTGGTTTTGCCTTGGGGATCAACTCCCTGTTGGTGCCTGTTTTGAAGGAATCGCTCAACGTGCCATCGGCCGGAGCTTACCTGCTGATTGGGGCAACGTTTATCCCCTTCCTCATCTTTGGTTATCCTGCCGGGCAGTTGGTGAAAGCCATTGGCTATAAACGCACGATGGCAGTGGCCTTTTTGATGTTTGCCCTCTCGTTCGGCGTATTTATTATTTCGGCTCGAGAGGAGAGCTTTCTTCTTTTCCTGATTGCCTCTTTTTGTTGCGGAACGGCCAATGCCTTTCTACAAACGGCCATCAACCCCTATATTACCATTCTCGGTCCGATAGAGAGCGCGGCCAAGCGCATCAGCATCATGGGCATTGCCAACAAACTGGCATGGCCTATCTCGCCGCTGTTTATCACCTGGGTGGCAGGGGAACACTTGATGGTGAGTCAACTCGACCGACCTTTCTTTATTATCATTGCCGTGTTCATCGGGTTAGGGGTGTTGTCGTTGATGGCTCCGCTGCCCGAGGTAAAAGCGGCAGGCGAAGACGAGAGCGAGGCCTCTGCGAACACCGAAGATGCGGAGGTGTCGGCCTACGCCAACAGCAAGAGTTCTGTTTTCCAGTTTCCGCATCTCGTGTTGGGAGCCCTGGCCATCTTCTTCTACGTGGGTGCCGAGACGATTGCCTTGGCCACGCTGATAGACTATGCCAAGAGTCTCGGACTTGAAAACGCAGAGAACTATTCCTGGATTACGCCCCTGTGCATCAGCATAGGCTATCTATCGGGTGTGGCTCTCATCCCCCGATACCTGTCGCAGACTCGAGCTCTTCAGGTCTGCACGCTCATCGCCTTGGCCGGAACGCTTTTGGTGGTGCTGCTGCCTGGCGCGTCGAGTGTATTCAGCATCGGTATTATCGCCTTGGGTTGTTCGTTGATGTGGCCTGCCTTCTGGCCGCTGTCGATGCAGGACTTGGGGAAATTTACGAAGTCGGGTTCGTCAGTTCTTACGATGGGATTGATTGGTGGAGCAGTCGTAACCGTTCTTTTCGGTCTCCTCAAAGACCATTTCGGGTCGCAAAACGCCTACTGGATTTGTCTTCCTTGCTTCCTCTACATCGCCTTCTTTGCCTTTAAGGGGCATCAATTGCGCTAA
- a CDS encoding putative toxin-antitoxin system toxin component, PIN family yields MERIVLDTNCLILCLPEKSPYHQVWQSFLKGTYQLCVSNEILMEYAEIIGRFWGSEIVDYVMKIIDVCDHTLHYTPCFKFGLIAADPDDNKFVDCAIAANARFIVTEDKHFEALKEVDFPRVDIIGIDAFIKQLDERS; encoded by the coding sequence ATGGAACGGATTGTTCTTGACACGAACTGCCTGATACTGTGTTTGCCAGAAAAGAGCCCTTACCATCAGGTGTGGCAATCTTTTCTGAAAGGAACGTATCAACTATGTGTTTCTAATGAAATACTGATGGAGTATGCGGAGATTATCGGTCGGTTTTGGGGGTCGGAAATTGTGGACTATGTGATGAAGATAATTGATGTCTGCGATCATACGCTCCATTATACGCCTTGTTTCAAGTTCGGCCTAATTGCTGCCGACCCCGATGACAATAAATTCGTAGACTGTGCCATTGCTGCGAATGCACGCTTTATCGTGACGGAAGACAAGCACTTCGAAGCTCTGAAGGAAGTGGACTTCCCGCGGGTAGATATCATTGGTATCGATGCTTTCATCAAGCAACTCGATGAACGATCATAA
- a CDS encoding HU family DNA-binding protein: MSVIIKLYQDNRESSKNKGSFYAHVKPIGTKNLRDIAEVIERNSSMKRSDVLAVLTEFSEVLGTLLMEGYRVKIEGLGAFKVGIRSLPALTEKDFSVDKNIKAVRVLFQAETEKDSSHNIRRNVLVNKVQFTKTAELMKKKPSKKKKKE; the protein is encoded by the coding sequence ATGAGTGTTATCATTAAGCTCTATCAAGACAATCGTGAGAGCAGTAAAAACAAAGGGTCTTTTTACGCGCATGTAAAACCCATCGGTACGAAAAATCTTCGCGACATTGCCGAAGTGATTGAACGCAACTCGAGTATGAAACGCAGCGATGTGCTGGCTGTGCTCACCGAGTTTTCGGAGGTGCTGGGAACTCTGCTGATGGAGGGCTACCGTGTAAAAATCGAGGGGCTGGGAGCCTTTAAAGTGGGCATCAGATCATTGCCCGCTTTGACGGAAAAAGATTTTTCGGTGGACAAAAACATTAAGGCGGTGCGCGTGCTGTTTCAGGCCGAGACCGAAAAAGACAGTTCGCACAACATACGCCGCAATGTGCTGGTGAACAAGGTGCAGTTTACCAAGACTGCCGAACTGATGAAGAAAAAGCCCAGCAAGAAAAAGAAGAAGGAATAG
- a CDS encoding IS3 family transposase, translating into MSQGEERQALVSHPVSLLCGYLGISRQGYYRHVDRSLELDVLRSSIVFYAQELRTSLPKAGIRILYELCRRKYADKFTIGRDQCYELFRSNGLCLRRRKRPRTTNSNHHYHIYEDLLNTTPKLHPTRFGELCVTDITYVATSSGWAYLSLVTDAASRLIVGWCLHPTLERQSPMNALSMGIDFYRKYNVELSQLIHHSDRGVQYCGNAYVNKLKSLGIQISMTQTGDPLHNALPERINNTLKNGWLFSTEDKSLQQVRRLTKKAIDLYNTFRPHQSL; encoded by the coding sequence TTGTCGCAGGGAGAAGAAAGACAGGCTCTGGTAAGTCATCCTGTCAGTTTACTCTGCGGTTATCTTGGCATAAGTAGACAAGGGTATTACCGTCATGTGGATCGTTCTTTGGAGTTAGATGTCCTGCGTAGCAGCATCGTGTTCTATGCGCAGGAGCTCCGCACCTCTTTACCCAAGGCCGGCATACGCATCCTTTACGAGCTATGCCGTCGCAAGTATGCAGATAAGTTTACCATCGGTCGCGACCAATGTTATGAGCTTTTCCGCTCCAACGGACTATGCCTTCGCCGTCGCAAACGCCCAAGGACGACCAACTCCAATCACCACTACCACATTTATGAAGACCTTCTCAACACAACGCCCAAGCTACATCCGACTCGTTTCGGCGAGCTCTGCGTTACGGATATCACCTACGTAGCAACCTCTTCAGGCTGGGCTTATCTCTCCTTAGTAACCGATGCTGCTTCACGCCTGATCGTGGGCTGGTGTCTGCATCCAACCCTTGAGAGACAAAGTCCGATGAACGCCCTCTCTATGGGCATCGACTTCTACAGAAAGTATAATGTCGAACTCTCGCAGCTCATACACCATTCTGACCGCGGCGTGCAATACTGCGGCAACGCGTATGTCAACAAACTCAAATCTCTTGGTATACAAATCAGTATGACACAAACCGGAGATCCATTGCACAACGCTCTGCCCGAGAGAATAAACAATACGCTCAAGAACGGCTGGCTCTTTAGTACAGAAGATAAAAGTCTGCAACAGGTCAGGCGCCTTACAAAGAAGGCCATCGACCTATACAACACGTTTAGACCGCATCAGAGTCTATAG
- a CDS encoding HU family DNA-binding protein, whose product MDYSLNKRKVNIGPKKGKEVFVASPVCQKQRISFDKLCERMAEDSTVGDADVAAVFYKFRKVLNEYCSKGYIVDGGPLGTFRPTFSLKAVEKEEDFKPAECISKTQILFTPTVDFRQLKNVEFYRVAKRTKDGKMIIGG is encoded by the coding sequence ATGGATTATTCTTTGAATAAGCGAAAGGTGAACATCGGTCCGAAGAAGGGCAAGGAAGTGTTCGTGGCAAGCCCGGTTTGCCAGAAACAGCGCATTTCGTTCGACAAACTCTGCGAGCGGATGGCGGAGGACAGTACGGTGGGCGACGCCGACGTGGCTGCCGTGTTCTACAAGTTCCGCAAGGTGCTCAACGAGTATTGCTCGAAAGGCTACATCGTCGATGGTGGTCCGCTCGGGACATTCCGACCCACGTTTTCGTTGAAAGCTGTGGAGAAAGAAGAAGATTTCAAGCCCGCGGAGTGCATCTCGAAGACGCAGATTCTCTTCACGCCTACGGTTGATTTCCGCCAACTGAAGAACGTGGAGTTCTACCGCGTGGCGAAGCGGACGAAAGATGGGAAGATGATCATCGGGGGTTAA
- a CDS encoding FKBP-type peptidyl-prolyl cis-trans isomerase, with product MKRTPFLFIAALLAFVFIACSEIDNSATEYLNWQAANEAHFDSIYNQAKADSATDKTWKILNHWSYNASVATHSYDKVVVKVMKAGTGTAATPFYTDSVRVHLQGRIRPSTSHAEGLVFEQTYVGTFNIATASSAKRAVSAVVPGLQTALLHMRVGDEWMVYVPYQLGFGSAAGSGVVAPATSTKVSIPGHSMLIYRLTLVSFYRAGQKVPGASAKAFGSWVDQ from the coding sequence ATGAAGAGAACTCCCTTTTTATTCATCGCCGCCCTTCTGGCTTTTGTTTTCATCGCTTGCAGCGAAATAGACAACTCCGCTACCGAATATCTCAACTGGCAAGCTGCTAACGAAGCTCACTTCGACAGTATTTATAACCAGGCGAAGGCCGACTCGGCTACAGACAAAACCTGGAAGATCCTCAATCACTGGTCCTACAACGCCTCCGTTGCTACCCACAGCTACGATAAGGTGGTGGTGAAAGTGATGAAAGCCGGAACGGGTACTGCCGCCACACCGTTCTATACCGACTCTGTGCGAGTGCACCTCCAAGGCCGCATCAGACCCTCCACCTCTCATGCTGAAGGATTAGTGTTCGAACAAACCTACGTCGGCACGTTCAACATCGCTACGGCATCTTCTGCCAAACGTGCTGTTTCGGCCGTTGTGCCTGGTCTGCAAACCGCTTTGCTGCACATGCGTGTGGGCGACGAGTGGATGGTTTACGTCCCTTATCAGCTCGGCTTCGGCAGTGCTGCGGGTAGTGGCGTCGTTGCCCCCGCCACGAGCACTAAAGTGAGCATTCCCGGGCACTCCATGCTTATCTATCGCCTCACGCTCGTCTCCTTCTATCGTGCCGGTCAGAAAGTACCTGGAGCCTCGGCCAAAGCTTTCGGCAGTTGGGTGGATCAATAA
- a CDS encoding glycine--tRNA ligase — protein sequence MAQEDVFKKIVSHCKEYGFVFPSSDIYDGLGAVYDYGQNGVELKNNIKEYWWKSMVLLHENIVGIDSAIFMHPTIWKASGHVDAFNDPLIDNRDSKKRYRADVLIEDQIAKYEEKIDKEVAKAAKKFGDSFDEAMFRQTNPRVLEHQAKRDALHERYAQAMQGPNLEELKQIILDEEIVDPISGTKNWTDVRQFNLMFSTEMGSLSDAASKIYLRPETAQGIFVNYLNVQKTGRMKVPFGIAQIGKAFRNEIVARQFIFRMREFEQMEMQFFVTPGTELDWFHKWKETRMKWHQALGFGAENYRFHDHEKLAHYANAASDIEFRMPFGFKEVEGIHSRTDFDLSQHEKFSGKSIKYFDPQTNESYTPYVIETSIGVDRMFLSVMCHAFEEEKLENGETRTVLKLPAALAPVKLAVMPLVKKDGLPEKAREIVNNLKFKFNTHYDEKDTIGKRYRRQDAIGTPYCVTVDHDTLTDNCVTLRFRDNMQQERVNIDQLENIIEDKVSITALLKKLQ from the coding sequence ATGGCACAAGAAGACGTTTTCAAGAAAATAGTTTCGCACTGCAAAGAATATGGGTTCGTATTTCCCAGCAGCGACATTTACGATGGGCTGGGAGCCGTTTATGACTACGGACAGAACGGCGTTGAATTGAAAAACAACATTAAAGAATACTGGTGGAAGAGCATGGTGCTGCTGCACGAGAATATCGTGGGCATCGACTCGGCCATCTTTATGCACCCCACCATCTGGAAAGCTAGCGGACACGTGGACGCTTTCAACGACCCACTGATCGATAACCGCGACTCTAAAAAACGCTATCGGGCCGACGTGCTGATAGAAGACCAAATTGCCAAATACGAGGAAAAGATAGATAAAGAGGTGGCTAAGGCTGCCAAGAAGTTCGGCGACAGCTTTGACGAGGCTATGTTCCGCCAAACCAATCCACGCGTTTTGGAACATCAAGCCAAGCGCGACGCACTGCACGAACGCTATGCACAGGCCATGCAAGGACCTAACTTGGAAGAGCTGAAGCAAATTATCCTGGACGAGGAGATTGTAGACCCCATCAGCGGAACAAAGAATTGGACCGACGTTCGTCAGTTCAACCTGATGTTCTCTACCGAAATGGGTTCGCTGTCTGATGCCGCCAGCAAGATTTATCTGCGCCCCGAAACGGCACAGGGTATCTTTGTTAACTACCTGAACGTGCAAAAAACGGGCCGCATGAAAGTGCCCTTCGGCATCGCACAGATAGGAAAGGCGTTCAGAAACGAGATTGTGGCACGCCAGTTTATCTTCCGTATGCGCGAGTTCGAGCAAATGGAGATGCAGTTCTTCGTTACGCCCGGCACTGAGCTCGATTGGTTCCACAAGTGGAAAGAAACGCGTATGAAATGGCATCAAGCATTGGGATTTGGTGCTGAAAACTATCGTTTCCACGACCACGAAAAGCTGGCGCACTATGCCAACGCCGCATCCGACATCGAGTTCCGCATGCCCTTCGGTTTCAAAGAGGTGGAAGGCATACACTCGCGTACCGACTTCGACCTCTCGCAACACGAGAAATTCTCGGGCAAAAGCATCAAATACTTCGACCCACAAACCAACGAAAGCTACACGCCCTACGTTATCGAGACAAGTATCGGCGTAGATCGTATGTTCCTTTCGGTGATGTGCCATGCCTTCGAAGAAGAGAAATTGGAGAACGGCGAAACACGCACCGTACTGAAACTGCCTGCCGCATTGGCCCCTGTTAAGTTGGCCGTGATGCCGTTGGTGAAGAAAGACGGACTGCCCGAAAAGGCTCGCGAGATTGTGAACAACTTGAAATTCAAGTTCAACACGCACTACGACGAGAAGGACACTATCGGCAAACGCTATCGCAGACAAGACGCCATTGGTACGCCTTACTGCGTAACGGTCGACCACGACACGCTGACCGACAACTGCGTTACGTTGCGTTTCCGCGACAACATGCAGCAAGAACGCGTGAACATAGACCAACTTGAAAACATCATTGAAGACAAAGTGAGCATCACCGCTCTGCTTAAAAAACTGCAATAA
- the recA gene encoding recombinase RecA, translated as MAKEENKPLLPEEAKLKALQAAMSKIEKDFGKGAIMKMGDEQVTNIEVIPTGSIGLDAALGVGGYPRGRIIEIFGPESSGKTTLAIHAIAEAQKAGGIAAFIDAEHAFDRFYAEKLGVDVDNLWISQPDNGEQALEIADQLIRSSAIDILVIDSVAALTPKKEIEGDMGDNNVGLQARLMSQALRKLTSTISKTNTTCIFINQLREKIGVMFGSPETTTGGNALKFYASVRIDIRKGTPIKDGEVAIASPVRVKVVKNKVAPPFRKAEFELPFGEGISRVGEILDLGVEYDIIKKSGSWFSYNDSKLGQGRDASKALLKDNPELCEELEAKIMQAIKEEPYRSSKSNKK; from the coding sequence ATGGCAAAAGAAGAAAACAAACCCTTATTGCCTGAAGAAGCCAAACTCAAGGCTCTTCAGGCAGCAATGAGCAAGATAGAGAAAGACTTTGGCAAAGGTGCCATCATGAAGATGGGCGACGAGCAGGTGACTAACATCGAGGTGATTCCCACGGGTAGCATCGGACTGGATGCTGCCTTAGGTGTGGGTGGTTATCCGCGCGGTCGTATTATTGAGATATTTGGTCCCGAGTCGTCGGGTAAGACCACGCTCGCTATCCACGCCATTGCCGAGGCACAGAAAGCCGGCGGTATTGCAGCCTTTATCGATGCCGAGCATGCCTTCGACCGGTTCTATGCCGAGAAGCTGGGCGTAGATGTGGACAACCTTTGGATTTCGCAGCCTGACAACGGCGAGCAGGCTCTTGAGATAGCTGACCAACTCATCCGCTCCTCTGCTATCGACATTTTGGTGATCGACTCAGTAGCTGCTCTTACGCCCAAAAAGGAAATCGAGGGCGACATGGGCGACAACAACGTTGGTCTACAAGCCCGGCTCATGAGCCAAGCTCTGCGCAAACTCACCTCCACCATTAGCAAAACCAACACCACATGCATCTTTATCAACCAACTGCGTGAGAAGATTGGTGTAATGTTCGGTAGTCCTGAGACCACCACTGGTGGCAACGCCCTAAAGTTTTATGCCAGTGTTCGTATCGATATCCGTAAGGGTACCCCCATCAAGGATGGCGAGGTGGCTATAGCCAGTCCGGTGCGAGTGAAAGTAGTAAAGAACAAGGTGGCTCCGCCCTTCCGGAAGGCCGAGTTTGAACTCCCCTTCGGCGAAGGAATATCAAGGGTGGGTGAGATTCTCGATTTAGGTGTGGAATACGACATTATTAAAAAGAGTGGCTCATGGTTCTCCTATAACGACTCGAAGCTGGGGCAGGGCCGCGATGCCTCTAAGGCCCTGCTCAAAGATAATCCTGAGTTGTGCGAAGAGTTGGAAGCCAAAATCATGCAGGCCATCAAGGAGGAACCTTATAGGTCCAGCAAGTCCAACAAGAAATAA
- a CDS encoding saccharopine dehydrogenase family protein — MGKVLMIGAGGVATVAAFKIAQNRAHFDELMIASRRKEKCDEMVDAIHAKGYDMDIRTAQVDADDVEQLKVLFNDFKPELVINLALPYQDLTIMEACLACGCNYLDTANYEPKDEAHFEYSWQWAYKQRFEEAGLTAILGCGFDPGVSGIYTAYAAKHHFDEIHYLDIVDCNAGNHHKAFATNFNPEINIREITQKGLYYKDGEWLETEPLAVHQSITYPNIGPRESYLMHHEELESLVKNFPTIRQARFWMTFGQQYLTYLDVIQNLGMSRIDEMEYEAPLADGSGKRVKVNIVPLQFLKAVLPNPQELGANYEGETSIGCRIRGVRDGKELTYYVYNNCKHQDAYRETGMQGVSYTTGVPAMIGAMMFFKGLWRKPGVWNVEDFDPDPFMEQLNMQGLPWHEEFGGNLDL; from the coding sequence ATGGGAAAAGTTCTTATGATTGGCGCAGGTGGCGTTGCTACTGTGGCCGCATTTAAAATCGCACAAAACCGGGCGCACTTCGATGAGTTGATGATTGCAAGTCGTCGCAAGGAAAAATGCGATGAGATGGTTGATGCCATTCATGCCAAAGGTTACGACATGGACATCCGGACAGCGCAAGTGGATGCCGACGATGTTGAACAGCTCAAAGTGTTGTTCAACGATTTCAAACCCGAACTGGTTATCAATCTGGCTCTGCCCTACCAAGACCTCACCATCATGGAGGCTTGTTTGGCCTGCGGCTGCAACTACTTAGACACGGCCAACTACGAACCCAAAGACGAGGCGCACTTCGAATACTCCTGGCAATGGGCCTACAAACAACGCTTCGAAGAGGCTGGTCTTACGGCTATTCTGGGTTGTGGGTTCGATCCGGGCGTGAGCGGTATCTACACCGCTTACGCTGCTAAGCATCACTTCGACGAGATACACTATCTCGATATCGTAGACTGCAATGCCGGAAATCACCATAAGGCTTTCGCTACCAACTTCAATCCCGAAATCAATATTCGTGAAATCACCCAAAAGGGTCTATATTATAAGGATGGTGAATGGCTCGAGACCGAACCCTTAGCTGTGCATCAGTCTATCACTTATCCTAATATCGGTCCGCGCGAGAGCTATCTTATGCATCACGAGGAGCTGGAAAGCTTGGTGAAAAATTTTCCCACGATTCGTCAGGCCCGCTTTTGGATGACGTTCGGACAGCAGTATCTTACCTACCTTGACGTGATACAGAATCTCGGAATGTCGCGTATCGATGAGATGGAATACGAGGCTCCGCTGGCCGATGGTTCGGGCAAACGGGTGAAAGTGAACATCGTTCCACTGCAATTCCTTAAAGCTGTACTGCCCAATCCGCAGGAACTGGGAGCCAATTACGAGGGTGAGACTTCCATCGGCTGCCGCATCCGTGGCGTGAGGGACGGCAAGGAACTCACCTACTACGTCTATAACAATTGCAAACATCAAGATGCCTACCGTGAAACGGGTATGCAGGGTGTGAGCTACACTACGGGTGTGCCGGCCATGATTGGTGCGATGATGTTCTTTAAGGGACTTTGGCGCAAGCCGGGCGTGTGGAATGTGGAAGACTTCGACCCCGATCCCTTCATGGAACAGCTGAACATGCAGGGTCTTCCCTGGCACGAAGAGTTCGGTGGTAATTTGGACTTGTAA
- a CDS encoding DUF6621 family protein — MEKQTATGKWSENVILVDADYVDRVTFDLIVNFERIIGRRIPPADLARWLDCIALDGGLREGENEVQVILVHEKDRDRMDNFQPSDYASQLDGKAFKDHLGEFAISVLPVEEMVNKEDFLLDILHTVCTQKEVRRVMLVADTENKAFCDDIRHGLRNIDDEKRITVFGMQPLVGGGFRQEILGYSLMNALGIRSDEIPAE; from the coding sequence ATGGAAAAACAAACGGCAACAGGAAAATGGAGTGAAAATGTCATTCTCGTAGACGCAGATTATGTAGATCGGGTGACGTTCGACCTCATTGTCAACTTCGAACGCATCATCGGTCGGCGTATTCCACCGGCCGATTTGGCTCGTTGGCTCGACTGTATCGCTCTTGATGGTGGACTGCGCGAAGGCGAAAACGAGGTGCAGGTGATTCTCGTACATGAAAAAGATCGGGACAGAATGGACAACTTTCAGCCTTCCGACTATGCTTCGCAGCTGGACGGGAAGGCCTTCAAAGACCATTTGGGCGAGTTTGCTATCAGCGTTCTTCCCGTGGAAGAGATGGTGAACAAGGAAGATTTCCTGCTTGACATCCTGCATACCGTTTGCACACAGAAAGAAGTTCGGCGGGTGATGCTCGTGGCCGATACTGAAAATAAGGCCTTTTGTGATGACATCCGTCATGGTTTGCGCAATATAGATGACGAAAAACGCATCACCGTCTTTGGTATGCAACCGCTTGTAGGCGGGGGCTTCCGACAGGAGATTCTGGGCTATTCGCTGATGAACGCACTGGGCATCCGCTCCGACGAAATCCCCGCGGAATGA